From Litoribacterium kuwaitense, a single genomic window includes:
- a CDS encoding M23 family metallopeptidase — protein MIDTREPIIVGSPLRGEWHSPNTPGTKIPSHGTNKFGSRYAFDFIQVDWARKGWPAYRVSLAKYLLFGVPLDEYYCWGQEVYSPCDGIIVKAEDGYKERTRTKWLSDMSNAYKNAHYFDLDKDDIRSIAGNYIMIECGDNVYAGLVHLQTGSIQVSVGQNVKKGDVIGRVGHSGNSFTPHLHFQLMDRSDVATANGLPCAFEQYELFKNGTWEKVKNGIPTNKDRIRF, from the coding sequence ATGATTGATACGCGTGAGCCGATCATTGTAGGGTCTCCTTTGAGGGGAGAATGGCACTCTCCAAACACCCCAGGGACAAAAATTCCGAGTCATGGCACAAACAAATTTGGATCTAGATATGCTTTTGACTTTATACAAGTGGATTGGGCAAGAAAGGGGTGGCCCGCTTATCGCGTTAGTTTGGCGAAATATTTACTTTTTGGGGTCCCCCTAGATGAATATTATTGTTGGGGGCAAGAAGTATATTCACCCTGCGACGGGATCATTGTCAAAGCAGAGGATGGTTATAAAGAACGAACACGAACAAAATGGCTATCAGATATGTCTAACGCTTATAAAAATGCTCATTATTTCGACTTAGATAAAGACGACATACGATCAATTGCTGGCAACTATATCATGATAGAATGTGGCGACAATGTATATGCTGGATTAGTCCATCTTCAAACAGGGTCAATTCAGGTTTCAGTTGGTCAGAATGTAAAAAAAGGTGACGTTATAGGTAGAGTGGGTCATTCAGGTAACTCCTTTACGCCACATTTGCATTTTCAACTAATGGATCGTAGTGACGTAGCTACTGCAAACGGATTGCCTTGTGCTTTTGAACAATACGAATTATTTAAAAATGGCACATGGGAAAAAGTGAAAAATGGGATTCCAACAAATAAGGATAGAATAAGATTTTAA
- a CDS encoding MarR family winged helix-turn-helix transcriptional regulator has product MNSDVSRLNEYWTDIYFYLHYPHKEKITHQVVRILQIVDKRKEVGVSEIASDLHISHNTASEHVKRIIDKKYLNKKRDALDERKVILSLTDLGKEVLHRNTSLDEGKLEQIMSQLDENEKNGIERALKTLSERAKQCM; this is encoded by the coding sequence ATGAACAGTGACGTTTCACGATTAAATGAATATTGGACTGATATTTATTTTTATTTACATTATCCACACAAAGAAAAGATTACCCACCAAGTCGTGCGGATTCTGCAAATTGTAGATAAACGAAAAGAGGTAGGTGTAAGTGAGATTGCTTCTGACTTACACATTTCTCATAATACTGCATCAGAGCATGTTAAAAGAATCATCGACAAAAAGTACTTGAACAAGAAGAGAGATGCTCTTGATGAGAGAAAAGTCATTCTTTCCCTGACAGATCTCGGTAAAGAAGTGTTACACCGAAACACAAGTTTAGACGAAGGTAAATTAGAACAGATCATGAGCCAACTAGATGAAAATGAAAAAAATGGAATAGAACGAGCTCTAAAAACCTTAAGCGAGCGTGCAAAACAATGTATGTGA
- the galT gene encoding galactose-1-phosphate uridylyltransferase codes for MAELRYNPLLDDWTMVASNRQKRPDMPKGSCPFCPGSGKVPDDYDVYLYPNDFPVLSENPPEPDDVGGGVYETRKAYGRCEVVLYSKEHTATLPDLSRPHMNRLMDLWTETYDRLRQQPKVEYVMIFENRGREVGVTMPHPHGQVYAYPFVPKKVRTEIASCQAHYEKTERNLFADMLYEEQVFKQRIVAETAHFLAFIPFFTDYPFGVYVVAKDNVCHLTDMEESVRYELGVLLQDIVGGMDLIYDRSFPYMMVMHPAPVNEEDAQSYYRFHIEFYPPLRGEQAIKFNASSETGGWAAANPTKVEDNAAILKDCIKRFQVTKGGEG; via the coding sequence ATGGCTGAATTAAGATATAACCCTTTGCTCGATGATTGGACAATGGTCGCAAGCAATCGGCAAAAGCGTCCAGATATGCCAAAGGGATCCTGTCCATTTTGCCCTGGAAGTGGAAAAGTGCCGGACGATTATGATGTTTACTTATATCCAAATGACTTTCCAGTGCTTTCTGAAAATCCTCCAGAGCCCGATGACGTTGGCGGTGGGGTTTACGAAACGAGAAAAGCCTACGGACGTTGTGAAGTCGTGTTGTATTCTAAGGAGCATACAGCAACCCTTCCCGACCTGTCGCGACCACATATGAACCGCCTGATGGACTTATGGACAGAGACGTATGACCGTTTACGTCAACAACCTAAAGTCGAATATGTCATGATTTTTGAAAACCGTGGAAGAGAAGTAGGTGTCACGATGCCTCATCCACACGGCCAGGTGTATGCGTATCCTTTTGTTCCAAAGAAGGTCAGAACTGAAATTGCCTCGTGTCAAGCACATTACGAAAAAACAGAGCGAAATTTATTTGCTGACATGCTGTATGAAGAACAGGTCTTTAAACAACGAATTGTTGCTGAAACGGCGCATTTTCTCGCTTTCATTCCGTTTTTTACTGATTATCCTTTTGGCGTCTACGTCGTCGCAAAAGACAACGTCTGCCATTTGACCGATATGGAAGAGAGCGTTCGTTATGAGCTGGGAGTCCTTTTACAAGATATTGTCGGCGGGATGGATCTCATCTATGACCGTTCATTTCCATACATGATGGTCATGCATCCAGCGCCGGTAAATGAAGAAGATGCTCAATCGTATTACCGTTTTCATATCGAATTTTATCCGCCGTTACGTGGGGAACAGGCGATCAAATTTAATGCGTCTTCAGAAACAGGTGGCTGGGCTGCAGCGAACCCGACGAAGGTTGAAGACAACGCAGCCATTTTAAAAGACTGCATTAAACGATTTCAAGTTACAAAGGGGGGAGAAGGATGA
- the ilvA gene encoding threonine ammonia-lyase IlvA: MMTKTKLTHMEEIIVANHTLKDVIVQTPLQRNAVLSERYQCNVYLKREDLQIVRSFKIRGAFNAIASLSEEERASGVVCASAGNHAQGVAYACSALQIRGKIFMPAPTPRQKVNQVQRFGGSFVDVILTGDTFDDSYQEAMTCQEEEQMTFIHPFDDHRTIAGQGTMGIEIMNQMEEQIDYLFAAIGGGGLISGVGSYIKGLSPHTKVYGIEPKGAPAMKTALEKGEVVTLDKIEKFVDGAAVKRVGELPFSICQNILDGVTVVPEGKVCKTLLELYNENAIVAEPAGTLSVAALDLHKDEIRGKNVVCIISGGNNDIGRMQEIKDRSMIYEGLQHYFIVHFPQRAGALREFLHEVLGPDDDITRFEYTKKNNKDQGPALVGIELKRAEDYWPLIQRMDSSGYQYTDVNKDPALFDLLI, encoded by the coding sequence ATGATGACGAAAACTAAATTAACCCACATGGAAGAGATCATAGTGGCCAACCATACGCTGAAGGACGTTATTGTCCAGACGCCTTTACAGCGTAACGCTGTGCTGTCTGAGCGTTATCAGTGCAACGTCTATTTGAAAAGAGAAGACTTACAAATCGTCCGTTCATTTAAAATTCGCGGAGCCTTTAATGCAATTGCAAGTCTTTCTGAGGAAGAGCGTGCCTCAGGTGTCGTCTGTGCATCGGCAGGAAACCATGCCCAAGGCGTCGCCTATGCTTGTAGCGCATTGCAAATTCGCGGCAAAATTTTCATGCCTGCGCCGACACCACGCCAAAAGGTTAACCAAGTGCAGCGATTCGGCGGCTCCTTCGTAGACGTCATTTTGACTGGTGATACGTTCGATGATTCGTATCAAGAGGCGATGACTTGTCAAGAAGAAGAACAGATGACGTTTATTCATCCGTTCGATGATCATCGCACGATTGCTGGGCAAGGTACGATGGGCATTGAAATTATGAATCAAATGGAAGAGCAGATTGATTATTTATTTGCTGCGATCGGTGGCGGCGGCTTAATTTCAGGCGTCGGTTCGTATATTAAAGGGCTTAGCCCACACACGAAAGTGTATGGCATCGAGCCTAAAGGAGCACCAGCGATGAAGACGGCTTTAGAAAAAGGAGAAGTCGTCACACTGGACAAAATTGAGAAATTTGTCGATGGCGCCGCGGTAAAACGAGTCGGCGAACTGCCATTTTCAATTTGTCAAAACATCCTTGATGGTGTCACTGTCGTCCCTGAAGGTAAAGTCTGTAAAACATTACTCGAACTTTATAACGAAAATGCGATCGTTGCTGAGCCAGCTGGTACATTATCAGTCGCTGCCCTCGACCTGCATAAAGATGAAATTCGCGGAAAAAATGTCGTTTGTATCATTAGCGGCGGAAATAATGACATTGGTCGGATGCAGGAAATTAAAGACCGTTCGATGATTTATGAAGGCTTACAGCATTATTTCATTGTTCATTTTCCGCAACGCGCAGGCGCCTTGCGTGAGTTCCTGCACGAAGTATTGGGGCCGGACGATGACATTACGCGTTTTGAATACACGAAGAAAAACAACAAAGATCAAGGGCCGGCACTCGTCGGAATCGAATTAAAACGCGCAGAAGACTATTGGCCGCTCATCCAACGAATGGACAGCTCAGGTTATCAATATACTGACGTGAATAAAGACCCTGCGTTATTTGACCTTTTAATTTAA
- a CDS encoding ROK family transcriptional regulator translates to MTTLSSFKRMKTMNRATVLNAIRLLSPISRADIAKETGLTAPTVGKLVKELVDEGYVCETTAGPSSGGRKPTLLQLNRDVFSVIGLDIGSTAVKGVLSNLLGEVIDATERALPLPCSKESLLATATQVTDELLQAQDSKRILTGIGIAMHGLVDIVEGRSLFAPNLNLRDIPIRDHFEQIYQTNVHVENDARAMALGEAWFGHGKDVPSHVFINIGRGVGAGIVMGRTLHHGANNVGGEIGHLVISEDGPRCACGQQGCLQAYISGPSLVSSTKEQLATGDTNVPRLECGEDVCHLALRGNEVALSVFQEAGRVFGLALVNVIHTFDPSAIIIGGGVSNAAAFFLPQAQEVVIRRGLTEEVRHTPIIVSALKDKAAAIGAVTLLLEDIFQEKF, encoded by the coding sequence ATGACGACACTTAGTAGCTTTAAACGGATGAAGACGATGAATCGAGCAACGGTTTTAAATGCCATTCGTTTATTAAGCCCGATCTCGCGGGCAGATATTGCCAAGGAAACAGGGCTCACTGCCCCTACTGTCGGAAAGCTTGTCAAGGAACTCGTCGATGAGGGATATGTTTGTGAAACGACCGCTGGACCTTCAAGTGGTGGGCGTAAACCAACCTTGCTTCAATTAAATCGAGATGTATTTTCGGTCATTGGACTGGACATCGGTTCGACAGCGGTCAAAGGTGTTCTCTCAAATCTTTTAGGCGAAGTGATCGACGCAACTGAGCGAGCATTACCATTGCCTTGTTCCAAGGAGTCACTATTAGCAACGGCTACGCAGGTGACTGATGAGCTGCTTCAAGCACAGGATTCCAAACGGATCTTAACCGGCATCGGCATTGCGATGCACGGTTTAGTTGACATTGTTGAAGGGCGTTCTCTGTTCGCACCCAATTTGAATTTGCGTGACATCCCAATTCGTGATCATTTTGAACAGATATACCAAACGAATGTTCATGTGGAAAATGATGCACGGGCCATGGCTTTAGGAGAAGCATGGTTTGGTCATGGCAAGGATGTGCCTTCACATGTGTTTATAAATATTGGACGTGGGGTTGGTGCAGGCATTGTTATGGGCCGAACCCTACATCATGGGGCGAATAATGTCGGTGGTGAAATTGGTCATTTGGTGATCTCTGAGGATGGTCCGCGTTGTGCGTGTGGTCAACAAGGCTGTCTGCAAGCGTATATTTCCGGTCCTTCCTTAGTATCATCCACAAAAGAGCAGCTTGCCACTGGTGACACGAACGTGCCTCGCCTCGAATGTGGAGAAGATGTATGTCATCTTGCCCTTCGTGGCAATGAGGTTGCCTTATCGGTTTTTCAAGAAGCCGGTCGTGTTTTTGGTCTAGCACTCGTAAATGTCATTCATACATTTGATCCTTCTGCCATCATTATTGGCGGCGGGGTGTCAAATGCTGCCGCGTTCTTTTTACCTCAGGCGCAAGAAGTCGTTATACGGCGCGGCCTCACCGAAGAAGTGAGGCATACGCCCATCATTGTTTCCGCATTAAAAGACAAAGCAGCTGCCATCGGTGCTGTCACACTGTTGCTTGAAGACATTTTTCAAGAAAAATTTTGA
- the galE gene encoding UDP-glucose 4-epimerase GalE translates to MSILVTGGAGYIGSHTVEYMKEQGKDIIVFDNVRTGHRESVQGTTMIEGDLLHKDQLEHVFSTYDIDAVVHFAARSLVGESVEDPLAYYENNVVGTFNLINTMVKHGVKKIVFSSTAATYGNPEDVPIKENAPTVPTNPYGETKLAIERMLHWCEKAYGLKSVSLRYFNAAGASPKGTIGEDHTVETHLIPIILQVALGKRESISIFGDDYETEDGTCVRDYIHVMDLASAHDLALEYLEHGGESDIFNLGNGQGFSVLEVIDTCRQVTEHPIPAKTAPRRAGDPAILIASADRAQRDLGWTPQYPALNNIVEHAWRWHKAHPNGY, encoded by the coding sequence ATGAGTATTCTCGTTACAGGTGGCGCAGGTTATATTGGCAGCCATACCGTGGAATATATGAAAGAACAAGGAAAGGACATTATCGTTTTTGATAACGTCCGCACAGGTCATCGAGAAAGTGTGCAAGGGACAACGATGATTGAAGGTGATCTCCTTCACAAAGATCAATTGGAACACGTTTTTTCCACATACGACATTGACGCAGTCGTGCATTTCGCTGCCCGCTCTCTCGTCGGAGAGAGTGTGGAAGATCCGCTCGCGTATTACGAAAATAACGTTGTGGGGACTTTTAATCTCATCAACACAATGGTGAAGCATGGAGTAAAAAAGATCGTTTTTTCATCAACAGCTGCCACCTACGGTAACCCTGAAGATGTACCAATAAAAGAAAATGCACCAACGGTCCCGACAAACCCATACGGTGAGACAAAGTTGGCGATTGAACGTATGCTTCATTGGTGCGAAAAAGCATACGGATTGAAATCCGTCAGCCTGCGCTATTTTAACGCCGCTGGGGCTTCTCCAAAAGGGACAATCGGAGAAGATCACACGGTAGAAACCCATCTGATTCCAATCATTTTACAAGTGGCTCTCGGGAAGCGAGAATCGATTTCAATTTTTGGTGATGACTATGAAACAGAAGACGGAACTTGTGTTCGTGATTATATTCATGTGATGGATCTCGCCTCTGCACACGATTTAGCGCTCGAATACCTTGAGCATGGTGGAGAGAGCGACATCTTTAACCTCGGGAATGGACAAGGCTTTTCTGTCCTTGAAGTGATCGATACGTGTCGTCAAGTTACCGAACATCCGATTCCAGCAAAAACCGCACCAAGACGAGCTGGCGACCCAGCAATTTTGATTGCCTCGGCTGATAGAGCGCAGAGAGATTTAGGGTGGACGCCTCAATATCCTGCCTTAAACAATATTGTCGAGCATGCATGGCGCTGGCATAAAGCGCACCCAAATGGATATTAG
- a CDS encoding galactokinase encodes MTVNVKEQAAALFSQEANAFLTYFAPGRVNLIGEHTDYNGGYVFPAALTKGTYLAISKRNDQQVVMKSAQFDQTVSLDLQSLDYDDAHDWANYPKGILREFVTNHAFDTGLNFYFHGNIPNGAGLSSSASICLVTAYALNDLFHFKVSKTDLAFLCQRVENNYIGVNSGIMDQFAVAFGKEDHALFLNCETLEKELIPLTLGAYQLVISNTNKRRGLADSKYNERRSECDKGLKELQQEIPTLQNLSDVTIDLWKKNRSALTDPTVAKRVEHVVQENARVVAAVQALKTNDLEHFGKLMIESHESLRDLYEVTGNELDTMFDLQKKEAGCLGTRMTGAGFGGCTVSIVHKDHTDQFIDNVTKAYEKAIGWSPEMYVSNIGDGVKSL; translated from the coding sequence ATGACCGTCAATGTAAAAGAACAGGCCGCAGCCTTATTTTCGCAAGAAGCAAATGCATTTCTGACGTATTTTGCCCCAGGGCGAGTCAACTTAATTGGCGAGCACACCGATTACAACGGCGGCTACGTCTTTCCGGCTGCGCTAACAAAAGGCACCTATTTAGCCATATCCAAGCGTAACGATCAGCAAGTCGTCATGAAAAGTGCCCAATTTGACCAAACCGTTTCCCTTGACCTGCAGTCTTTGGATTATGATGATGCACATGACTGGGCGAATTATCCGAAAGGGATTCTGCGTGAATTTGTGACGAATCATGCGTTCGATACTGGCTTAAACTTTTATTTTCACGGAAACATTCCAAATGGCGCCGGACTATCTTCATCAGCATCGATCTGTTTAGTCACTGCATATGCCTTGAATGACCTCTTCCACTTCAAGGTGTCGAAAACAGACCTCGCGTTTTTATGTCAACGCGTCGAGAACAACTATATCGGTGTAAACAGCGGCATTATGGATCAGTTTGCCGTAGCATTTGGCAAAGAAGATCATGCCCTGTTCTTAAACTGCGAAACACTAGAAAAAGAGCTTATCCCTTTAACACTCGGTGCTTATCAACTCGTCATCTCAAACACAAACAAGCGTCGCGGCCTCGCTGATTCTAAGTACAATGAACGGCGCAGTGAATGTGACAAAGGACTAAAAGAGTTACAACAAGAGATTCCTACGCTGCAAAATTTAAGTGACGTTACGATCGATTTATGGAAAAAAAACCGTTCTGCTCTTACAGATCCAACTGTCGCAAAGCGTGTCGAACATGTCGTTCAAGAAAATGCCCGCGTCGTCGCCGCCGTACAAGCCTTAAAAACGAACGACTTAGAGCACTTCGGCAAGTTAATGATCGAATCACATGAATCGTTACGAGATTTATATGAAGTGACAGGAAATGAGCTTGATACAATGTTTGACCTCCAAAAAAAGGAAGCAGGCTGTTTAGGCACACGAATGACTGGCGCTGGTTTTGGCGGATGTACTGTAAGCATCGTACACAAGGACCATACGGATCAGTTTATCGACAATGTCACGAAAGCTTACGAAAAAGCGATTGGTTGGTCGCCGGAAATGTATGTTTCTAATATTGGCGATGGCGTAAAAAGTCTATAA
- a CDS encoding dihydrofolate reductase — protein MISMIWAMDEDQRIGQENDLPWHLPNDLKYFKAKTLEKPIVMGRKTYESFGAKPLPKRENWILTTQKGAIEPKPNVHVVHHLESVVQKAKEDDQEWMIIGGSQIYRLFWPYADRLYVTRIHHTFTGDTFFPEVDWSIFQLVNTEQGIVDEKNNYAHTFEIYERKS, from the coding sequence ATGATTTCAATGATTTGGGCAATGGACGAGGATCAGCGCATTGGTCAAGAAAATGATCTGCCGTGGCACTTGCCGAACGACCTCAAGTATTTTAAAGCAAAGACATTAGAAAAACCGATTGTCATGGGGCGGAAAACGTACGAATCTTTTGGTGCTAAGCCTTTACCGAAACGAGAAAATTGGATATTGACGACACAAAAAGGTGCGATTGAACCAAAGCCGAATGTCCATGTTGTTCATCATCTAGAATCCGTTGTGCAAAAAGCAAAAGAAGATGATCAAGAATGGATGATTATTGGCGGAAGCCAAATATACCGCTTATTTTGGCCCTATGCAGATCGGTTGTACGTCACGCGAATCCATCATACGTTTACTGGAGATACTTTCTTTCCAGAAGTGGACTGGTCGATATTTCAACTGGTCAATACAGAACAAGGTATTGTCGATGAAAAAAATAATTATGCGCATACATTTGAAATTTATGAAAGAAAATCGTAA